In one Limosilactobacillus oris genomic region, the following are encoded:
- the tnpC gene encoding IS66 family transposase — MTDSAEKRIKQLEEQLAEANKKIAQLMAIIKLQQNQMFGKKTEVIDKVAEGQQSLFNDQILNQLQDSDVSITEVIEQIPRKVVRHRKPKASGQRTTFLNNLPQINHVIHLESNLCPDCHQEMKLIGKHLYSREPKLKPAELLCVNYYQESYRCKTCHRRGGDKIVSSKMPQSLLPHSYFSSSILAKVAEYKFNLALPFHRQIKLWQALGLPVKGRQLATNIIKVSQTYLEPLYQRLLNLTKQEAVIHMDETPFKVIDERNETSYFWVTRTTEEFSKHQIALFHYFNTRSGKIIGKLMGHNYNGVIMCDGYGGYSNRLYPRAKFGSCLVHIRREFYRITRLLKKEQLKHSKAYQVLKLMRPIFYYENRLKYHNQIEKLQQRKLLVKPLVDQLYDYLEEINFPQGQLKAAINNALKLKKRVYRIFENGQIPLTNNPVEQTIRPSTLIRKNSLFAKSIDGAQASAVYYSLTATAKLNHLNIYKYFKYLFDHLPNREDEGLEAYLPWAKQVQRNCHE, encoded by the coding sequence ATGACTGATTCAGCCGAGAAGAGAATTAAACAGTTAGAAGAACAGTTGGCAGAAGCAAATAAGAAAATTGCCCAATTAATGGCAATTATTAAGCTTCAACAGAATCAAATGTTTGGGAAAAAAACTGAAGTTATTGATAAAGTAGCTGAGGGCCAACAATCACTTTTTAATGACCAAATCTTAAATCAGCTACAAGACAGCGATGTATCAATCACTGAAGTGATTGAACAAATACCAAGGAAAGTAGTGCGTCACCGCAAGCCCAAGGCAAGTGGTCAACGGACTACTTTTTTGAATAATTTGCCTCAAATTAATCATGTTATTCACCTTGAAAGTAACCTTTGTCCAGATTGTCATCAAGAAATGAAACTAATTGGAAAACATCTGTATAGTCGTGAACCAAAACTAAAGCCAGCAGAACTTTTATGTGTAAACTACTATCAGGAAAGTTATCGCTGTAAAACGTGCCACCGTCGTGGTGGCGATAAAATTGTTAGTAGTAAGATGCCACAGAGTCTCTTACCGCATAGTTATTTTTCCAGCTCAATTTTAGCGAAAGTGGCGGAATATAAGTTTAACTTGGCGTTACCATTTCATCGCCAAATTAAGCTCTGGCAAGCCTTAGGTTTGCCAGTCAAAGGGCGCCAATTAGCAACTAATATTATCAAAGTAAGTCAAACTTATTTAGAGCCCCTATATCAACGGCTACTTAATCTAACTAAGCAAGAGGCGGTTATTCATATGGATGAAACACCGTTTAAAGTAATCGATGAGCGTAATGAAACCAGCTACTTCTGGGTAACTAGAACTACCGAAGAGTTTAGTAAGCATCAAATTGCGTTGTTTCATTATTTTAATACTCGTTCGGGTAAAATAATCGGTAAGCTTATGGGGCACAATTACAATGGAGTTATTATGTGCGACGGCTATGGTGGTTATAGTAATCGACTATATCCTAGGGCAAAGTTTGGTTCATGCCTGGTTCACATTCGTCGTGAGTTTTACCGAATAACACGGCTACTGAAAAAGGAGCAGTTGAAGCATTCCAAGGCTTATCAAGTGCTAAAATTGATGCGTCCGATTTTTTATTACGAAAATCGGTTAAAGTATCATAATCAAATTGAAAAGCTTCAACAACGAAAGTTGTTGGTTAAGCCTTTAGTAGACCAACTGTATGATTATCTGGAAGAAATTAACTTTCCCCAGGGTCAATTAAAAGCAGCCATTAATAATGCCTTGAAACTTAAAAAGCGAGTATATCGAATCTTTGAAAATGGACAAATTCCATTGACCAATAATCCGGTGGAACAAACAATCAGACCATCAACTCTGATTCGTAAAAATAGTTTATTCGCTAAAAGTATTGATGGTGCACAAGCCAGTGCAGTTTACTACAGCTTAACTGCCACTGCAAAATTAAATCATTTGAATATCTATAAGTATTTTAAATACTTATTTGATCACCTACCAAACCGCGAGGACGAAGGCCTCGAGGCTTATTTGCCATGGGCAAAACAAGTACAAAGAAATTGTCATGAATAA
- a CDS encoding glycosyltransferase family 2 protein: MTVAILMSTYNGAKYLEEQIQSIINQSYPDWHLYIRDDGSTDDTPKIINKYAEKDTRITFFNQDNIKNIGINRSFLQLLSETSADLYMFSDQDDVWQKNKVSLSVKAMKEKNNANQPACVFTELQVVDKELIPLRLMNNGNIWFDFPHFLFGNCVTGCTMMINQQLKTKLKLDLTNIDKIYLHDWWIALITSAIGKLIYIKEPTILYRQHGDNVEGSKKNNLFTLSSRALHLQSEEKAMLKMFLMDQEFQKLFAKQVTGVNKQYLDGYVKLLGNCSFINRLKLIITLPPKRLHLKGRLLFSYMILCKYRGFSHLQLNHM; this comes from the coding sequence GTGACGGTTGCTATTTTAATGTCAACATATAATGGTGCAAAGTATTTGGAAGAGCAAATCCAATCGATCATTAACCAATCTTATCCCGATTGGCACTTATATATTCGGGACGATGGGTCTACAGATGACACCCCTAAAATCATTAATAAATATGCTGAAAAAGATACAAGGATAACATTCTTTAATCAAGATAACATTAAGAATATTGGTATTAATAGGTCTTTTTTACAATTACTAAGTGAAACTTCGGCTGATTTATATATGTTCAGCGATCAGGATGATGTTTGGCAAAAAAATAAAGTATCACTTTCCGTTAAAGCAATGAAGGAAAAGAATAATGCCAATCAACCGGCATGTGTTTTCACCGAACTTCAAGTAGTGGACAAAGAACTTATCCCCCTTAGATTGATGAATAACGGCAATATCTGGTTCGACTTTCCTCATTTCTTATTTGGAAATTGTGTTACTGGCTGTACGATGATGATTAACCAGCAGCTAAAAACTAAACTTAAATTAGATTTAACTAATATTGATAAGATTTATCTTCATGATTGGTGGATTGCCTTAATAACTTCTGCAATCGGCAAGCTCATTTATATCAAAGAACCTACCATCCTGTATCGTCAACATGGTGATAATGTCGAGGGAAGTAAGAAAAATAACCTCTTCACTCTCTCCTCCCGCGCGCTTCACTTGCAAAGTGAAGAAAAAGCTATGTTAAAAATGTTTTTAATGGATCAAGAATTCCAAAAATTGTTTGCTAAGCAGGTAACTGGAGTTAACAAACAGTACCTCGATGGTTATGTTAAACTCCTTGGCAACTGTTCCTTTATAAATCGATTGAAATTAATAATAACGCTACCACCAAAAAGGCTCCATTTAAAAGGTAGGTTATTATTTAGTTACATGATTCTGTGCAAGTACCGGGGTTTTAGTCATTTACAGCTCAACCACATGTAA
- the tnpB gene encoding IS66 family insertion sequence element accessory protein TnpB (TnpB, as the term is used for proteins encoded by IS66 family insertion elements, is considered an accessory protein, since TnpC, encoded by a neighboring gene, is a DDE family transposase.) has product MLIDWTVPDYVYLVCGKTDLRKGIDGLAMVIAENYGLELYNNSLFLFCGSRNDRFKGLFWDGEGFILLYKRFENGRLKWPRYSQEAKQLSSRQVKWLLAGLNPLPVKQIKPAKPGSFY; this is encoded by the coding sequence ATGCTCATTGATTGGACGGTCCCGGATTATGTCTATCTGGTATGCGGTAAAACGGATTTAAGAAAAGGCATTGATGGTTTAGCAATGGTTATCGCTGAGAACTATGGACTTGAGCTATACAATAATTCTTTATTTCTTTTCTGTGGAAGTAGAAATGATCGGTTCAAAGGATTATTTTGGGATGGTGAAGGATTTATCCTTTTGTACAAACGCTTTGAAAATGGCCGACTTAAGTGGCCCAGGTACAGTCAGGAGGCAAAACAACTATCCAGCAGACAAGTTAAGTGGTTATTAGCAGGACTTAATCCGCTTCCGGTAAAGCAAATTAAGCCTGCCAAACCCGGTAGTTTTTATTAG
- a CDS encoding DUF6056 family protein, translating into MFAWSYKTPYMNDDLYFANAKWGALFSLGVNDYLGSNGRIFGQTFTRFILSKGVCFSSLCTAALFIALLIILFYLSRSITKNVICSPRIIAITVMVFLFTPSFGSVFLWRAGVGNYLAMAVMELLFLLLIYHPISNQILSYILVIGLGFIAGWGNENTSGAIILICTLLLAKTYMQNHKVPLAPLLGTLSAISGFVFLLLSPGSQIRLKVSVSGYSQLSTFAKLRRGIAMFIDYFTSTFPLSLVFISMVVVVLVVSMMFWKQNSSFWDGLIFIIGGVASAMVMIISPSGTDAGRTYLGSFLLLLTGMMLLVPQNLEGQRGLKCLYLCTVSVMTIMCFFSVAKGIQESDVLNNQLRARYSYIMRSKSKEIRVEPVHYINNNYSLSTAYAELTSPRDSQAFPNNCYQVYFNRSVYLK; encoded by the coding sequence ATGTTTGCTTGGAGCTATAAGACTCCATACATGAATGATGATTTGTATTTTGCAAATGCAAAATGGGGCGCCTTATTTAGTTTAGGTGTTAATGACTACCTTGGCAGCAATGGACGAATCTTTGGACAAACCTTTACAAGATTTATTTTGTCTAAAGGGGTGTGTTTCTCTAGTTTATGTACAGCGGCCTTGTTTATCGCTCTGTTAATTATTCTATTTTATTTATCGCGGTCGATAACCAAGAACGTAATTTGTTCTCCTCGGATTATTGCTATTACTGTAATGGTATTTCTATTTACGCCTTCATTTGGAAGTGTATTTCTTTGGCGCGCCGGGGTTGGTAATTATTTAGCGATGGCAGTGATGGAACTGTTATTCCTTTTGCTGATTTATCATCCCATTTCAAATCAGATCTTGAGCTATATTTTGGTAATCGGCTTAGGCTTTATAGCAGGCTGGGGGAATGAGAATACTTCAGGTGCGATAATTCTTATTTGCACGTTACTGTTAGCTAAAACTTATATGCAAAATCATAAAGTTCCATTAGCGCCATTATTAGGAACGCTTAGCGCAATTAGCGGATTTGTCTTCTTATTACTTTCTCCCGGTAGTCAAATTCGATTAAAGGTGTCTGTTTCGGGTTATTCGCAACTTAGCACATTCGCCAAGTTACGGCGAGGGATTGCAATGTTTATTGATTACTTTACAAGTACGTTTCCGCTTTCACTGGTATTTATTTCAATGGTAGTAGTTGTTCTTGTTGTTTCTATGATGTTTTGGAAACAAAATAGCTCATTTTGGGATGGCTTGATTTTTATTATTGGTGGAGTTGCTTCTGCGATGGTAATGATTATTTCACCCTCAGGAACTGATGCCGGAAGAACGTATTTAGGTTCTTTTCTTTTACTATTAACAGGAATGATGCTTCTAGTACCACAGAATTTAGAAGGTCAAAGGGGACTAAAGTGTCTATATCTTTGCACCGTTTCTGTGATGACTATCATGTGCTTCTTTAGTGTTGCCAAGGGTATTCAGGAATCAGATGTGCTAAACAATCAATTAAGGGCCAGGTATTCTTACATTATGCGATCTAAATCCAAGGAAATTAGGGTAGAACCTGTACACTATATAAATAATAACTACTCACTCTCAACTGCGTATGCAGAATTGACTTCTCCTAGGGATTCTCAAGCATTTCCAAATAATTGCTATCAGGTTTATTTCAACCGAAGCGTCTATTTAAAATAA
- a CDS encoding acyltransferase, giving the protein MKKRYLYIDLLNCFAIFSVLMLHSSQLSFSGDPSSTRTIVCKVIQAIFIPAVYIFFMNSGAMLVNYRERQTTRTFMLRRVKRVLVPFLIWSIIYYFYDQKFAIGPLEPGPLLVSHPSIQDFLLKLITNNINNIFWFFYAIMAIYLALPVISLAAKKHKNYLFFLVILSFLFNDTSKYLGTILHVNLQNQFFNFTLMIFLPYCLLGYLIKESYFTKFQENVLIIVGLLTLGISCVEILWLGTRTSLNNTAPMLYSTAMYLLLKKLADWRFLNKPIIHTFLFKASSCSLSMYVLHIMFYRAFDSLLHINNTSYIHIIIMPIFIYLFGTLFIYEMRKLKMIRTILP; this is encoded by the coding sequence ATGAAAAAAAGATACCTATATATTGATTTACTCAATTGTTTTGCCATTTTTAGCGTCCTAATGCTTCACTCATCGCAATTATCATTCAGCGGGGATCCTAGTTCAACACGTACTATTGTTTGCAAGGTTATTCAAGCCATCTTTATTCCTGCGGTATACATTTTCTTTATGAATTCGGGTGCCATGTTAGTTAATTACCGTGAGCGACAAACAACAAGAACATTTATGCTTAGACGAGTCAAAAGAGTACTCGTTCCATTTCTAATCTGGAGCATTATTTATTACTTTTATGATCAAAAGTTTGCGATTGGGCCACTTGAACCAGGCCCGCTTTTGGTCTCTCATCCCAGCATTCAAGATTTCTTGTTAAAGTTAATTACTAACAACATTAATAATATCTTTTGGTTTTTTTATGCAATCATGGCCATTTACCTTGCATTGCCTGTTATTTCTTTAGCCGCCAAAAAGCACAAAAATTACTTATTTTTCTTGGTAATTTTATCTTTCCTATTTAATGATACTTCTAAGTACTTAGGTACCATTTTACACGTCAACTTACAGAATCAATTTTTCAACTTTACATTAATGATATTCCTTCCATATTGTTTGTTAGGCTATTTAATCAAAGAAAGCTACTTCACAAAATTCCAGGAAAATGTTCTTATCATTGTGGGATTACTAACATTGGGAATATCTTGTGTTGAAATCCTTTGGCTAGGAACACGTACATCACTAAATAATACTGCACCAATGTTATATTCTACGGCAATGTATCTCTTGCTTAAAAAACTAGCTGATTGGAGATTTTTGAATAAACCCATTATCCATACTTTTTTATTCAAGGCGTCTAGCTGCAGTCTCAGTATGTATGTATTACATATTATGTTCTATAGAGCGTTCGACTCATTGTTACACATCAATAATACAAGCTATATTCATATTATTATTATGCCAATATTTATCTATTTATTTGGCACATTGTTTATTTACGAAATGCGAAAATTAAAAATGATTCGTACAATTTTGCCGTAA
- a CDS encoding DUF6056 family protein, with translation MRKRLSIGLVYLFVFCIIATFLYKAPLFGDDLANTRTFTGGINLGKDFNLVYNQYYNWSSRTLVNFVMFFFESTPKIVFCIVTGILVCLTIYVINYFVNTPHARFVDFMIVVLAILTFPIIYMYTAGWIATTTTYFYPIAFSLIALYLTCQNVQSRVKNTLVKIVAFVLWLYSFNNEQLAVTALPLVCIAVVCEFKKKREVSNAGIAFLAITLNLIWMIFSPGNKLRTISDYHYFPGFRQLSVINKLDMGILSTVQHYFFGMNLPILIFAISMVFVTLSLKKEKGDLLLGLIPFAILVFSNGCRFLSSMVNRGASFFVMNQTGFLTNFCYFLKAAIFQYFISIIWLVITIIWLNRNLKQAQEKVVIFSLLFGGLLSRLMMGFTPTIYVSASRTCTFLTFIFILLSVYLLCEYCTQTFKQFSIGVLSICIAFNAFVTFLLLSRGRQLIELWTAWSFLKNP, from the coding sequence ATGCGAAAAAGACTTTCAATTGGACTAGTATATTTGTTTGTTTTTTGTATAATAGCAACATTTTTGTATAAGGCACCACTATTCGGAGACGATCTTGCAAACACAAGAACATTTACTGGAGGAATTAATCTAGGCAAGGATTTTAATCTTGTTTATAACCAATATTACAATTGGTCCTCAAGAACATTGGTTAATTTCGTAATGTTTTTCTTTGAAAGCACTCCGAAAATTGTTTTCTGTATCGTAACTGGAATTTTGGTATGCTTAACAATATATGTCATTAATTATTTTGTCAATACACCACATGCCAGGTTTGTTGACTTTATGATTGTCGTGTTAGCAATTTTGACTTTTCCAATTATTTATATGTATACGGCTGGCTGGATTGCAACAACAACGACTTATTTTTACCCAATTGCATTCTCTCTTATAGCATTATATTTAACGTGTCAAAATGTTCAGTCTAGAGTAAAAAATACATTAGTAAAAATTGTTGCTTTTGTATTATGGTTATACTCATTTAATAATGAACAATTAGCAGTTACTGCCTTGCCACTGGTTTGTATAGCTGTGGTATGTGAATTTAAGAAAAAAAGAGAAGTTTCTAATGCTGGAATAGCGTTTCTGGCCATAACGCTGAATTTAATCTGGATGATTTTTAGTCCGGGGAATAAACTAAGAACAATCAGTGATTATCATTATTTCCCTGGCTTCAGGCAATTATCGGTTATCAATAAGCTTGATATGGGAATTCTTAGTACAGTTCAGCATTATTTTTTTGGAATGAATTTACCTATATTGATTTTCGCAATTTCAATGGTTTTCGTTACATTGAGTTTGAAGAAGGAAAAAGGTGATTTACTTCTTGGACTCATCCCCTTTGCAATTTTAGTATTTAGTAATGGTTGCCGTTTTTTGTCGTCGATGGTTAATCGTGGAGCTTCATTTTTTGTGATGAATCAAACCGGTTTTCTGACCAATTTTTGCTACTTTTTGAAAGCAGCTATTTTTCAATATTTTATTAGTATAATTTGGTTAGTTATTACAATTATTTGGTTGAATAGAAATTTGAAACAGGCTCAAGAAAAAGTGGTTATATTTAGCTTGTTATTTGGAGGATTATTATCTCGTTTAATGATGGGATTTACCCCAACGATTTACGTTTCGGCAAGTAGGACTTGTACTTTTCTAACTTTTATTTTTATACTTTTATCTGTATACCTATTGTGTGAATATTGTACGCAGACGTTTAAACAATTTTCTATTGGAGTATTATCAATTTGTATTGCTTTTAATGCTTTTGTGACATTTTTGCTTCTTTCAAGAGGAAGGCAGTTAATTGAATTATGGACTGCTTGGAGTTTTCTTAAAAATCCTTAA
- a CDS encoding glycosyltransferase, with protein MKKRILVIGDFISGSGLTQVVFNVFGRFPTSKYEISAVGYGSDPEKLTDKKCKKLGWKLYRVVPVTKKPINHWRWWKEFFKEHSYDAVYFNYSSSWNYLPVVYARRYGKVKKIICHSHNSYFSHEFSSKILMKILTTINNHGRKIFQKYADAKIATSKEAAMWMFGETKDVIISINGIDIPKFAFSATNRDSIREQLGISKDTQLVGFVGVLQQRKNPIFALEVFATYHKDNPNSKFLMLGKGPLKGQVSEKIKELELQDSVIQYDFAADVNRWYSAMDALLFPSMYEGLSLVALEAQVSNLPILASNTNVDDVFATSCIKKMHDMNGETWTVALEEALKSKKNRNYLDDNIMKFSVDNQSKEIEKLV; from the coding sequence ATGAAAAAGAGGATTTTAGTTATTGGAGATTTTATTAGTGGTAGCGGATTAACTCAGGTTGTTTTCAACGTATTTGGCCGCTTTCCGACTAGTAAGTATGAAATATCAGCAGTTGGCTATGGTAGTGATCCCGAGAAATTAACAGACAAAAAATGTAAGAAATTGGGATGGAAACTTTATAGGGTCGTCCCGGTTACTAAAAAACCTATTAACCACTGGCGATGGTGGAAAGAGTTCTTTAAAGAACATTCATATGATGCTGTCTATTTTAACTATTCTTCTTCTTGGAACTATCTTCCGGTGGTTTATGCTCGACGGTACGGTAAGGTAAAAAAAATTATATGCCATTCCCATAACTCGTATTTTAGTCATGAATTTTCCAGTAAAATTTTGATGAAGATTTTGACAACAATCAATAACCACGGAAGAAAGATTTTTCAAAAGTATGCGGATGCTAAGATTGCTACCTCAAAAGAAGCGGCTATGTGGATGTTTGGTGAAACTAAGGATGTTATCATAAGTATTAATGGTATTGATATTCCTAAATTTGCTTTTTCTGCAACGAATAGAGACAGCATTCGCGAGCAACTGGGGATCTCGAAAGACACCCAATTGGTTGGCTTTGTGGGAGTCCTTCAGCAACGAAAAAATCCAATATTTGCCTTAGAAGTATTTGCAACTTACCATAAGGATAATCCAAATAGCAAGTTTCTAATGCTTGGCAAGGGACCGTTAAAAGGGCAAGTTAGTGAGAAAATTAAAGAATTGGAATTACAGGATAGCGTGATTCAATATGATTTTGCTGCTGACGTTAACAGATGGTATTCTGCAATGGATGCACTACTTTTTCCAAGTATGTACGAGGGTCTTTCTTTAGTGGCTTTGGAGGCACAAGTTAGCAACTTGCCAATTCTAGCTTCTAATACAAATGTTGACGATGTTTTCGCTACTAGCTGTATCAAAAAAATGCACGATATGAATGGTGAGACATGGACTGTTGCGTTAGAAGAAGCGTTAAAGAGTAAGAAAAATAGAAATTACCTAGATGATAACATTATGAAATTTAGTGTCGATAATCAGTCAAAGGAAATAGAAAAGTTAGTATAA